In Ipomoea triloba cultivar NCNSP0323 chromosome 15, ASM357664v1, one genomic interval encodes:
- the LOC116006856 gene encoding cysteine proteinase inhibitor-like, whose amino-acid sequence MMEMMQYKFNCSLCFVLLCLLGIFRLGFSAQEQVIQMRSSTTPSARPLLGGLRNCKGNPNDGEIESLGRFAVLEHNKKENALLEFARVVSAKQQVVAGMMYHLTLEVIDAGKKRMYEAKVWVKPWMSFKQLQEFKRAHEVPSFTTSDLGIKHGN is encoded by the exons ATGATGGAGATGATGCAGTATAAGTTCAATTGTTCTCTCTGCTTTGTTCTGCTTTGCTTACTGGGGATCTTCCGATTAGGGTTTTCAGCTCAAGAGCAAGTGATACAAATGAGGAGCAGCACAACTCCCTCTGCTAGGCCTCTTCTGGGCGGACTTCGGAACTGTAAGGGAAACCCAAACGATGGAGAAATTGAAAGCCTTGGTCGATTCGCTGTGCTGGAGCACAACAAAAAAGag AATGCCCTTCTTGAGTTTGCGCGAGTTGTCAGTGCCAAACAGCAGGTTGTTGCTGGTATGATGTATCATCTTACTTTGGAGGTGATTGATGCTGGTAAGAAAAGGATGTATGAAGCTAAAGTTTGGGTGAAGCCATGGATGAGCTTCAAACAGTTGCAGGAATTCAAGCGCGCCCATGAGGTCCCTTCATTTACCACCTCTGACCTTGGCATCAAACATG GTAATTGA